The proteins below come from a single Streptomyces sp. MRC013 genomic window:
- the alr gene encoding alanine racemase: MSTTPQPRATREAEIPDTRARAEIDLAALRANVRALRARVEPGGARVMAVVKADAYGHGAVPCARAALDAGAAWLGTATPHEALALRAAGIDAPVLCWLWTPGGPFRAAVEADVDITVSGPWALGEVVSAARAAGRPARVQLKADTGLGRNGCLAGDWPRLVGEALDAQADGHLRITGLWSHFACADEPGHPSIGAQLARFHSMLEYAEKAGAEPEVRHMANSPATLTLPEAHFDLVRTGVAMYGISPGPEVGTPADFGLRPVMRLSAGVACVKQAPPGLGVSYGHHYVTDRETNLALVPLGYADGVPRHASGRGPVLLGGAVRTVAGRVAMDQFVVDLGDDTVEPGARAVLFGPGDDGEPTAEDWARAAGTIAYEIVTRVGARVPRVHLDERG, encoded by the coding sequence ATGAGTACGACACCGCAGCCCCGCGCCACCCGAGAGGCCGAGATCCCCGACACCCGCGCCCGCGCCGAGATCGACCTCGCCGCGCTCCGCGCGAACGTCCGCGCGCTGCGGGCGCGGGTCGAGCCGGGCGGCGCCCGGGTCATGGCGGTCGTGAAGGCGGACGCGTACGGGCACGGCGCCGTGCCGTGCGCCCGCGCCGCGCTCGACGCGGGCGCCGCCTGGCTCGGCACGGCCACGCCGCACGAGGCGCTCGCGCTGCGTGCCGCGGGGATCGACGCCCCGGTCCTGTGCTGGCTGTGGACGCCCGGCGGGCCGTTCCGCGCCGCCGTCGAGGCCGACGTGGACATCACCGTCAGCGGGCCGTGGGCCCTCGGCGAGGTCGTCTCGGCGGCGCGCGCCGCCGGCCGGCCCGCCCGCGTCCAGCTCAAGGCCGACACGGGCCTCGGCCGCAACGGCTGCCTGGCCGGCGACTGGCCCCGCCTCGTCGGCGAGGCCCTGGACGCACAGGCCGACGGCCACCTCCGGATCACCGGCCTGTGGTCCCACTTCGCCTGCGCCGACGAGCCCGGCCACCCCTCGATCGGCGCCCAGCTGGCGCGCTTCCACTCCATGCTGGAGTACGCGGAGAAGGCCGGCGCCGAGCCCGAGGTGCGGCACATGGCCAACTCGCCCGCCACCCTCACCCTCCCCGAGGCCCACTTCGACCTCGTCCGCACCGGCGTGGCGATGTACGGCATCTCGCCCGGCCCCGAGGTGGGCACCCCCGCCGACTTCGGGCTGCGGCCCGTGATGCGGCTGAGCGCCGGCGTGGCGTGCGTGAAGCAGGCGCCGCCGGGCCTGGGCGTCAGCTACGGCCACCACTACGTCACCGACCGCGAGACCAACCTCGCCCTCGTCCCGCTCGGCTACGCCGACGGCGTCCCCCGCCACGCCTCCGGCCGCGGCCCGGTGCTGCTGGGCGGGGCGGTGCGGACCGTGGCCGGCCGGGTCGCGATGGACCAGTTCGTCGTGGACCTGGGCGACGACACGGTCGAGCCGGGCGCCCGCGCGGTGCTGTTCGGGCCCGGCGACGACGGCGAGCCCACCGCCGAGGACTGGGCGCGGGCGGCCGGGACCATCGCGTACGAGATCGTCACGCGCGTCGGCGCGCGCGTGCCGCGTGTCCACCTGGACGAGCGGGGGTAG
- the tsaE gene encoding tRNA (adenosine(37)-N6)-threonylcarbamoyltransferase complex ATPase subunit type 1 TsaE: MEAAHTDTTGTAGPSAATARLTVHSPGEMQELGRTLARLLRPGDLVMLTGELGAGKTTLTRGLGEGLGVRGAVTSPTFVIARVHPSLTGGPALVHVDAYRLGGGLDEMEDLDLDVSLPDSVVVVEWGEGKVEGLTDDRLHVVIHRAVGSTDDDRREVVLTGVGARWEGVDLVPH, translated from the coding sequence ATGGAAGCAGCGCACACCGACACGACGGGGACCGCCGGTCCCTCCGCCGCCACCGCCCGCCTCACCGTCCACTCGCCCGGGGAGATGCAGGAGCTCGGCCGCACCCTCGCCCGGCTGCTGCGCCCCGGCGACCTCGTGATGCTCACCGGCGAGCTCGGCGCCGGCAAGACGACCCTGACGCGCGGCCTCGGCGAGGGCCTCGGGGTGCGCGGCGCGGTCACCTCCCCGACGTTCGTCATCGCCCGCGTCCACCCCTCCCTGACCGGCGGCCCCGCGCTGGTGCACGTCGACGCGTACCGGCTGGGCGGCGGCCTCGACGAGATGGAGGACCTGGACCTCGACGTCTCCCTGCCCGACTCGGTGGTCGTGGTCGAGTGGGGCGAGGGCAAGGTCGAGGGGCTGACCGACGACCGGTTGCACGTGGTGATCCACCGGGCCGTCGGCTCCACGGACGACGACCGGCGCGAGGTGGTGCTGACCGGTGTGGGGGCGCGCTGGGAGGGCGTGGACCTCGTTCCGCACTGA
- the tsaB gene encoding tRNA (adenosine(37)-N6)-threonylcarbamoyltransferase complex dimerization subunit type 1 TsaB produces MLLLAMDTATPAVTVALHDGRSVVARSGRVDARRHGELLLPAVHRVLGEAGLGPGAVTGVVVGVGPGPYTGLRVGLVTAATFASALGVPAYGLCTLDGLAYASGIDGPFVVATDARRKEVYWARYDDHRTRATEPSVDRPADIADRVAGLPAVGAGARLYGEVFPDARDPEHQSAAALAALAAERLAAGEELPEPRPMYLRRPDAQVPKNYKVVTPR; encoded by the coding sequence GTGCTGTTGCTCGCCATGGATACCGCCACCCCCGCCGTCACCGTCGCCCTCCACGACGGGCGCTCCGTCGTCGCCCGGTCGGGCCGGGTCGACGCGAGGCGGCACGGGGAGCTGCTGCTGCCCGCCGTCCACCGCGTCCTGGGCGAGGCGGGCCTGGGGCCCGGCGCCGTCACGGGCGTCGTCGTGGGCGTCGGCCCCGGCCCGTACACCGGGCTGCGGGTCGGCCTGGTCACGGCGGCCACCTTCGCCTCCGCGCTCGGCGTCCCCGCCTACGGGCTGTGCACCCTCGACGGGCTCGCGTACGCCTCCGGCATCGACGGGCCGTTCGTCGTGGCGACCGACGCGCGGCGCAAGGAGGTCTACTGGGCCCGGTACGACGACCACCGCACCCGGGCGACCGAGCCGTCCGTCGACCGGCCCGCCGACATCGCGGACCGGGTGGCCGGCCTCCCGGCGGTCGGCGCCGGGGCGCGGCTGTACGGCGAGGTCTTCCCGGACGCCCGCGACCCCGAGCACCAGTCGGCCGCCGCGCTCGCCGCGCTCGCCGCCGAGCGGCTCGCGGCCGGCGAGGAGCTGCCGGAGCCGCGGCCGATGTACCTGCGCCGCCCCGACGCCCAGGTGCCGAAGAACTACAAGGTGGTCACGCCACGGTGA
- the tsaD gene encoding tRNA (adenosine(37)-N6)-threonylcarbamoyltransferase complex transferase subunit TsaD, giving the protein MADEPLVLGIETSCDETGVGVVRGTTLLANAVASSVDEHARFGGVVPEIASRAHLEAMVPTVERALKDAGVCARDLDGVAVTAGPGLAGALLVGVSAAKAYAYALGKPLYGVNHLASHICVDQLEHGPLPEPTMALLVSGGHSSLLLAPDITSDVRPMGATIDDAAGEAFDKIARVLDLGFPGGPVIDRLAREGDPAAIAFPRGLTGPRDPAYDFSFSGLKTAVARWVEAKRSAGEEVPVRDVAASFQEAVVDVLTRKAVRACKDQGVDHLMIGGGVAANSRLRALAEERCERAGIRLRVPRPGLCTDNGAMVAALGAEMVARNRPASDLGLSADSSLPVTDPHVPGRHGHDHLHETGGENLYP; this is encoded by the coding sequence ATGGCTGACGAACCCCTCGTCCTCGGTATCGAGACCTCCTGCGACGAGACCGGCGTCGGCGTCGTCCGCGGCACCACCCTGCTCGCGAACGCCGTCGCGTCGAGCGTGGACGAGCACGCCCGGTTCGGCGGCGTCGTCCCCGAGATCGCCTCCCGGGCCCACCTGGAGGCCATGGTCCCGACCGTCGAGCGCGCGCTGAAGGACGCCGGCGTCTGCGCGCGCGACCTCGACGGCGTCGCGGTCACCGCCGGCCCCGGCCTCGCGGGCGCGCTGCTCGTCGGCGTCTCGGCGGCGAAGGCGTACGCCTACGCCCTGGGCAAGCCGCTGTACGGGGTGAACCACCTGGCCTCGCACATCTGCGTCGACCAGCTGGAGCACGGCCCGCTGCCCGAGCCGACGATGGCGCTGCTGGTCAGCGGGGGCCACTCGTCGCTGCTCCTCGCCCCCGACATCACCTCCGACGTCCGCCCCATGGGCGCCACCATCGACGACGCGGCGGGCGAGGCGTTCGACAAGATCGCCCGCGTGCTGGACCTGGGCTTCCCCGGCGGGCCGGTCATCGACCGGTTGGCCAGGGAGGGCGACCCGGCCGCCATCGCGTTCCCGCGCGGACTGACCGGGCCGCGCGACCCGGCGTACGACTTCTCCTTCTCCGGCCTGAAGACCGCCGTCGCCCGCTGGGTCGAGGCGAAGCGGAGCGCCGGTGAGGAGGTGCCCGTACGGGACGTGGCCGCGTCGTTCCAGGAGGCCGTCGTCGACGTGCTGACCCGCAAGGCCGTCCGCGCCTGCAAGGACCAGGGCGTCGACCATCTGATGATCGGCGGCGGCGTCGCCGCCAACTCCCGGCTGCGGGCCCTGGCGGAGGAGCGCTGCGAACGCGCCGGCATCCGGCTGCGGGTGCCGCGCCCCGGCCTGTGCACCGACAACGGCGCGATGGTCGCCGCGCTCGGCGCCGAGATGGTCGCCCGCAACCGGCCCGCCTCCGACCTGGGGCTGTCCGCGGACTCGTCGCTGCCGGTCACGGACCCGCACGTGCCGGGGCGCCACGGCCACGACCACCTGCACGAGACCGGTGGGGAGAACCTCTACCCGTGA
- a CDS encoding L,D-transpeptidase: MAGSSSGWVAGLTAAALAAVGLLAYQASATAPADLRSGTKATGSASPSASAGHAGPGASGKPAKDPLALPPESGSGERVVYALADRRVWLVDEGGEVVRTFRVTPSAVSPAPGTYAVTSRSGAARGSDGVRVEHVVRFATVEGITVGFSAAVDDSTPRPDPVRRTGGVRMARADGSALWAFATINVKVVVVP; this comes from the coding sequence GTGGCAGGGAGCAGCTCGGGATGGGTCGCCGGGCTCACGGCGGCGGCGCTCGCGGCGGTCGGCCTCCTCGCCTACCAGGCGTCGGCCACCGCCCCCGCGGATCTCCGGTCCGGGACGAAGGCGACCGGCTCCGCGTCGCCGTCCGCCTCCGCCGGGCACGCCGGTCCGGGCGCGTCGGGGAAGCCCGCGAAGGACCCCCTGGCCCTGCCGCCGGAGTCCGGTTCGGGCGAGCGCGTGGTGTACGCGCTGGCCGACCGGCGGGTCTGGCTGGTCGACGAGGGCGGCGAGGTCGTCCGTACGTTCCGGGTGACGCCGAGCGCGGTCAGCCCGGCACCCGGCACCTACGCCGTGACGTCCCGGTCGGGCGCGGCCCGCGGGTCCGACGGGGTGCGGGTCGAGCACGTGGTGCGGTTCGCGACGGTGGAGGGGATCACGGTCGGTTTCAGCGCGGCCGTCGACGACTCCACGCCCCGTCCGGACCCGGTCCGCCGTACGGGCGGGGTGCGGATGGCGCGGGCGGACGGCAGCGCGCTGTGGGCGTTCGCCACGATCAACGTGAAGGTCGTCGTCGTCCCCTGA